From Heliomicrobium modesticaldum Ice1, a single genomic window includes:
- a CDS encoding amidohydrolase family protein, whose amino-acid sequence MIIDAHAHLSDTEYGNNDLYQAQLREAGIERAVVVPGGMMDVRRMTDYITGRAKPEKPVPDNTYVSTACSLSSGKMTGFACIDPHDPKGPETLENLLKAGFRGLKLSPMSHQFSFASKGIAELTEICGDFGVPVYTHTVFSPGASTAKFVSLSRRFPKVNFILGHMGFGPADQEGLEAAVTYDNFFLETSTGSFLHIKESVRRAGPSKVIFGSEFPLSHPKAELAKILLLGLKAGDLDRVLSKNIAQLTGMVLTGGDAP is encoded by the coding sequence ATGATCATCGACGCCCATGCCCACCTGTCTGACACCGAGTACGGCAACAACGACCTCTATCAGGCACAGTTGCGGGAAGCTGGGATTGAACGGGCCGTCGTGGTGCCCGGCGGGATGATGGATGTGCGCCGGATGACCGACTACATCACCGGTCGGGCGAAGCCGGAAAAGCCTGTCCCTGACAACACCTATGTTTCCACCGCCTGCTCCCTTTCCAGCGGGAAGATGACCGGCTTTGCCTGCATCGATCCCCACGACCCCAAGGGCCCTGAAACGTTAGAAAACCTTCTGAAGGCCGGCTTCCGAGGGTTGAAGCTGTCGCCGATGAGCCACCAGTTCTCCTTCGCCAGCAAAGGCATCGCTGAACTGACAGAAATCTGCGGAGACTTCGGCGTCCCTGTCTACACCCATACGGTCTTCAGTCCCGGCGCATCGACGGCTAAGTTTGTCTCCCTTTCTCGCCGCTTTCCCAAGGTGAACTTCATCCTCGGCCATATGGGATTCGGGCCAGCCGATCAGGAAGGTTTGGAAGCTGCCGTCACATACGACAACTTCTTCTTAGAAACATCGACAGGCAGCTTCCTGCACATCAAAGAGTCAGTCCGCCGGGCCGGCCCCTCCAAGGTCATCTTCGGCTCTGAATTCCCCCTCTCTCACCCGAAGGCAGAACTGGCCAAAATCCTCCTCCTCGGATTGAAAGCCGGCGACCTGGACAGGGTGCTCAGCAAAAACATCGCCCAACTCACCGGCATGGTGCTTACCGGGGGCGACGCCCCATGA
- a CDS encoding phenylacetate--CoA ligase family protein, with product MTLAFEDRIRAARTPDLFRRYFREASDAMPPERLAAYQTEALKEIVAIAHAKSPFYQEQFRQAGVRPDDIQERADLAKLPFTTKDDLRQDPWRFLACDKADVSIIHVSTGTTGGKPIYVLHTWADYYMHDLAPGFPVLVPVGRGDMVLNALPYEMSSAGLAFHKSFINSCGATVLTAGKGGAYSTPEKTVQMIRDLQPNCAITTPSYAVTLHETALKEGFDLKDLPWKKMWLTGEGSSPAFRERVEKLWGTRANMYYGTLEGGVVGIECDEHRGYHVTESHVILEVVDPKTGTPLEPLEVGEIVVTCLTRRDAPLIRYRTQDLGYFDPDPCPCGVPLPLLHLRGRQGDQIRINGVDFSPFYLEEFLMRQPEVGNWYQFIVKKGDNDRLKIRTELAPKVTATAELADKLSSKMEYAVGVPCAVEIVDAIPRPRGKTVRVVREEAAP from the coding sequence ATGACGCTGGCTTTTGAAGACCGCATCCGGGCGGCCCGAACACCCGACCTGTTCCGTCGCTACTTCCGGGAAGCCTCCGACGCCATGCCCCCGGAACGGCTGGCGGCCTATCAGACAGAAGCGCTCAAGGAGATCGTCGCCATCGCCCATGCCAAATCGCCCTTTTATCAGGAGCAGTTCCGCCAAGCCGGCGTCCGACCGGACGATATCCAGGAACGCGCTGACCTTGCCAAACTACCCTTTACGACAAAAGACGACCTCCGGCAGGATCCCTGGCGCTTCCTCGCCTGTGACAAAGCCGATGTCAGCATCATCCACGTCTCTACGGGAACGACAGGCGGTAAGCCGATCTACGTGCTGCACACCTGGGCCGACTATTACATGCACGACCTGGCGCCGGGGTTCCCCGTTCTTGTGCCCGTCGGACGCGGTGACATGGTGCTCAATGCCCTGCCCTACGAGATGAGTTCCGCCGGTCTGGCCTTCCACAAATCCTTCATCAACAGCTGCGGCGCCACCGTCCTCACCGCCGGCAAAGGCGGCGCCTATTCGACGCCGGAAAAGACGGTGCAGATGATCCGCGACCTGCAGCCCAACTGCGCCATTACCACCCCTTCCTACGCTGTGACACTGCACGAAACGGCTTTAAAGGAAGGGTTCGACCTGAAAGACCTGCCTTGGAAAAAAATGTGGTTGACCGGCGAAGGCTCCTCCCCGGCCTTCCGGGAACGGGTGGAAAAACTCTGGGGAACGCGGGCCAATATGTACTACGGCACCCTTGAGGGAGGTGTCGTCGGCATCGAATGCGACGAACACCGGGGCTATCATGTCACGGAAAGCCACGTCATCCTGGAGGTGGTGGACCCGAAGACAGGTACACCCTTGGAACCCTTAGAGGTCGGCGAGATCGTCGTCACCTGCCTCACCCGCCGCGACGCGCCTCTGATCCGCTACCGCACGCAGGATCTGGGCTATTTCGACCCTGATCCCTGTCCTTGCGGCGTACCATTGCCCCTTCTGCACCTGCGAGGCCGACAGGGCGATCAGATCCGGATCAACGGCGTCGACTTCTCCCCCTTCTACCTGGAGGAGTTTTTGATGCGCCAGCCCGAGGTGGGCAACTGGTACCAGTTTATCGTCAAAAAGGGAGACAATGACCGCTTGAAGATCCGTACTGAGTTAGCACCGAAGGTGACCGCCACAGCGGAACTGGCCGACAAGCTATCCAGCAAAATGGAATACGCTGTCGGCGTGCCCTGTGCCGTGGAGATCGTCGACGCCATTCCCCGCCCCCGCGGCAAGACGGTCCGCGTTGTCCGGGAGGAGGCTGCGCCATGA
- a CDS encoding tetratricopeptide repeat protein — MASSSRFTSTRANAWSGLREEPRRSQARQITLVPAPHRPASDEDIAEGIRLHSLAMSGNREAIQQALTYFEQLRNRHPADDRVAAYFADCQSLLGSVVDDSYSMFKNAIPAIKLLDQAVENRPDDLEIRLLRAYQSFRLHEGFFRRTSTAIGDFEAILAAYDEGRLALPPKKRNQILFDLGCAYQRLGMAEQADEVWNRLLALDVGGDYTGAVERARGYFPADQETALLALTEKADLLREGVRLFEAGAAGDRGAARVAKELLKKAHETDPDDALALAYYASATALIEKDAVEPNALFGCAIRAMKALREAKEKDPENPRIRLLRAYLAYSLPEAFFHTAQTAIQDFRFVLEAYEKDPALLTKEEYARLLHHLGECYRRSTNDFEAKKIWARLAADCPDSPYCDSIPASVREEVTP, encoded by the coding sequence ATGGCTTCATCATCACGGTTTACTTCCACCCGCGCCAACGCCTGGTCAGGACTGCGGGAAGAACCCCGGCGTTCGCAGGCGCGACAAATCACCCTTGTGCCTGCGCCCCACCGGCCTGCCTCTGACGAAGACATCGCTGAAGGCATCCGTCTGCACAGCCTAGCAATGAGCGGAAACCGGGAGGCCATCCAGCAGGCCTTGACCTATTTTGAACAGCTGCGCAACCGCCATCCCGCCGATGACCGCGTCGCCGCCTATTTTGCCGATTGCCAATCCCTCTTGGGAAGCGTCGTCGACGACTCCTACAGCATGTTCAAAAACGCCATCCCGGCAATCAAACTCCTCGACCAGGCCGTGGAAAACCGACCCGATGATCTGGAGATCCGCCTGTTACGGGCCTACCAGAGCTTCCGCCTCCACGAGGGCTTCTTCCGGCGCACCTCGACGGCCATCGGAGACTTCGAGGCGATCCTGGCCGCTTATGACGAGGGCCGCTTGGCCCTGCCTCCAAAAAAGCGCAATCAGATCCTCTTCGACCTCGGCTGCGCCTACCAGCGCCTTGGCATGGCAGAACAGGCCGATGAGGTCTGGAACCGCCTCCTTGCCCTTGACGTCGGCGGGGACTATACAGGCGCTGTCGAACGGGCGCGGGGCTATTTCCCAGCCGATCAGGAGACTGCACTGCTCGCCCTGACAGAAAAGGCGGATCTGCTCCGCGAGGGGGTCCGGCTCTTCGAAGCCGGCGCCGCCGGCGATCGGGGCGCCGCCCGCGTTGCCAAGGAACTGCTGAAAAAAGCCCATGAAACGGACCCGGACGATGCCCTCGCCCTGGCCTACTATGCCTCCGCGACAGCGCTGATCGAAAAAGATGCTGTCGAACCGAATGCCCTCTTTGGCTGCGCCATCCGGGCGATGAAAGCCCTGCGGGAGGCGAAGGAAAAGGATCCTGAAAACCCGCGCATCCGTCTGCTGCGAGCCTATCTGGCCTACTCCCTTCCGGAGGCTTTTTTCCATACGGCCCAGACAGCCATCCAGGATTTCCGTTTCGTCCTGGAGGCCTATGAAAAAGATCCGGCGCTGCTGACGAAAGAGGAATACGCGCGCCTACTGCACCATCTCGGCGAGTGCTACCGCCGTTCCACCAACGACTTCGAAGCGAAAAAGATCTGGGCGCGTTTAGCTGCCGATTGCCCCGACTCCCCCTACTGCGACAGCATTCCTGCTTCGGTTCGAGAAGAGGTGACGCCATGA